GGATTCGCATGGGCAACGACCACGACGTGGTGTGGGGCTGGATTCGCAACGGCTACATCCCGTCGCACAAGGTGGGCAAGTACGTGATGGTCAACGTGGCGCTCCTGACCCAGCAGTTACTGGAAAAGGAGTGGACGGCGTGAACCATGAACACACTCGACCGCTACCGCCGCCTCGCCCACGCCGCCAACTGCGACTGCTCTGTCTGCTGGTCCCGTCGCGAACTGGCGAAGAGCGCGCCCTCCCGGTCCATGTCCTGCGAGCACTGCCGCCCCGCGCAGATATCCAAGGTCGCTGGGCGCTGGGTCTGCCAGCCGGCCTCGTTCTGCGAGAAACACAGGCCCGCCCGCCGCGCCCCGAAGTACTGGAACGTTGTGTACGACAGCGGCAAGCCCACGCCCTTCGTGCCCATCTACGAGCCGTTCGAGGACTGAGCCATGACTGACGCCCAATTCATCGTCGTGGTCGTGGCCCTGTTCGCCTGGCTGACCTTCCGGCTGGCCAAGGCCCTCGGGCTTCTCCCACGCCGCCGCCCCCGCGCCGGACTCGCCCCGGTCCAGGGCCGCCGCACC
The Pseudomonas sp. DY-1 genome window above contains:
- a CDS encoding DUF5447 family protein; this encodes MNTLDRYRRLAHAANCDCSVCWSRRELAKSAPSRSMSCEHCRPAQISKVAGRWVCQPASFCEKHRPARRAPKYWNVVYDSGKPTPFVPIYEPFED
- a CDS encoding DNA-binding protein; this translates as MERERFDLSLKDLLSPPPVMPWREFADWIRMGNDHDVVWGWIRNGYIPSHKVGKYVMVNVALLTQQLLEKEWTA